The window CAGCACATCCCCTTTAGTACCGACCGCTTCAACATAGCGCGAGAACACGAAATCGTAGCCGAAATCATTGCTCACACAAGACAGGTGACTTGGATCTGAAATGGCAATACCAGGGTAACCCGGGCGATTCTCACGGTAACGACCTGTCAGCTCTTCAGCAAAGTGCATTGCATCGCAGTGTGAGCCACCGTTACCACATGACAGCACTTTACCGCCCTGTTTAAAGGAGTCAGCGATCAGTTTCGCTGCGGCTTCAATCTGAGCCAGATTGTGCTCGTCGCTCAGAAACTTGTTCAGAACATCGGCCGCTTCAGTTAATTCACTTCTAATCAGATCCTGGTACATAGGTATATTCTCTTTATTACGCTGCTGGCAGACAAACTCTCTACAAATCGGAGAGTTTCGTTACCGATGAGTTTACCCAAACGATTTCCTCTGTCGAGAGTTAGCCTGCAAGATTTGCCACATTCAGCGTAAATCGCCTCCTAATACCCGGGCTTGATCCAAAATTTAGAAGCTTTACTCCATTCAGATCACTTTTAAGTATTGCAGGGTTTTACATTTTATTAATATTCCGATTACACTTAACTGGTAAGACCAGAATAAAACACAATCAAACACTCCGGTCTGAATAAGGATAAAAATATGGAAATCTTGCTCTCTGTCTGTGGGTTGATGGTTGTTCTCGGCGGCTGCCTCTATCATCGTACCTCGTTAACTACTGCCTTAGCCGCCCTGACCGTTACCCTGCTCGCCCTCACTCTGTTTGGTCCGCTGGGTACCATCAGTTGGGCCCTGTATCTGGCTGCGGTTGTCCTGCTGGCAATCCCTGCGGTACGCCAGTCCGTGCTATCGCGCAGAGCGCTGAGCGGCTTTAAAAAAGTTCTGCCGGCCATGTCGCAAACGGAAAAAGAAGCCCTCGACGCCGGTACGGTATGGTGGGAAGCCGAGTTGTTTAAAGGTAAACCTGACTGGCAACAGATGCATCGTATCAAGGCACCTGAACTGTCAGCCGAAGAGCAGGCATTTCTCGATGGCCCGGTCAATGAAGTCTGCGCTATGGTCAGTGATTACCAGGTCACCCATGAGCTGGCTGACCTGCCACCACAGGTGTGGCAGTACCTCAAACAACATAAATTCTTCGCCATGATCATCAAGAAGCAGTATGGCGGCCTGGAGTTTTCCGCTTACGCCCAAAGCCTGGTGCTGCAAAAACTGACCGGGGTGTCGGGAGTGCTTTCCTCAACCGTAGGCGTTTCCTAACTCCCTGGGTCCGGGTGAGCTGCTGCAACACTACGGCACCACAGAGCAAAAAGAATACTACCTGCCACGTCTGGCTGAAGGTCGTGAAATCCCCTGCTTTGCTCTGACCAGCCCGGAGGCCGGTTCCGATGCCGGTTCTATTCCGGATTTCGGTATCGTCTGTCACGGTGAGTGGCAAGGCAAACAGGTTTTGGGTATGCGTCTGACCTGGAACAAACGCTATATCACTCTCGCTCCGGTTGCGACTGTGCTTGGCCTGGCGTTTAAACTGCGCGATCCGGACGGTTTGTTAGGCGACAAACAAGAAGTGGGCATCACCTGTGCTCTGATCCCGACGGACCTGCCAGGGGTGGAAATTGGCAACCGCCACTTCCCGCTCAATGTTCCGTTCCAGAACGGCCCGACCCGTGCCAGTGAGCTGTTTGTGCCGCTCGATTTCATCATCGGGGGGCCGCAAATGGCCGGCCAGGGCTGGCGTATGCTGGTGGAATGTCT is drawn from Vibrio sp. CDRSL-10 TSBA and contains these coding sequences:
- the lpcA gene encoding D-sedoheptulose 7-phosphate isomerase, encoding MYQDLIRSELTEAADVLNKFLSDEHNLAQIEAAAKLIADSFKQGGKVLSCGNGGSHCDAMHFAEELTGRYRENRPGYPGIAISDPSHLSCVSNDFGYDFVFSRYVEAVGTKGDVLFGLSTSGNSGNILKAMEAAQAKGMKTIALTGKDGGKMAGVADVEIRVPHFGYADRIQEVHIKIIHIVIQLIEKEMA